The bacterium genome includes a region encoding these proteins:
- the rpmB gene encoding 50S ribosomal protein L28 has protein sequence MARRCEICDRGTVSGHSISHAHNVTNRTWKPNLQRMRAVIDGATRRIWVCTRCV, from the coding sequence ATGGCCAGAAGATGTGAGATATGCGATCGAGGTACGGTCAGCGGGCATAGCATCAGCCACGCCCACAACGTCACCAACCGTACCTGGAAGCCCAATCTGCAGCGCATGCGCGCGGTGATCGACGGCGCCACGCGGCGAATCTGGGTCTGCACCCGCTGCGT